The genomic window aaaaacccagttcagtgtcacttctgcCATCATCTAACATTCGTATCACCCATAAGATGTGTGCAGTGTGCGTCATACGGACAGGTGACCTGCATACGGTTCTCTGTGAGAGGGTGAGAGGCTTTCATCAACTTCTACTACACAGTGATGAGGCTGACATATTAGAAGACTTTTATAtcactatagatagatagatagatagatatttattgatcccaataaaatgggacattacagtgttgcagcagcagaatCAGTCACACAGCGCAGAATACAGATacacatgaaatactaggatccactatacatacatacaatatacatgaaatactaggatccactatacatacatacaatatacatgaaatactaggatccactatacatacatgcaatatacatgaaatactaggatccactatacatacatacaatatacatgaaatactaggatccactatacatacatgcaatatacatgaaatactaggatccactatacatacatgcaatatacatgaaatactaggatccactatacatacatgcaatatacatgaaatactaggatccactatacatacatgcaatatacatgaatactaggatccactatacatacatacaatatacatgaaatactaggatccactatacatacatacaatatacatgaaatactaggatccactatacatacatgcaatacatgaaatactaggatccactatacatacatacaatatacatgaaatactaggatccactatacatacatacaatatacatgaaatactaggatccactatacatacatgcaatatacatgaaatactaggatccactatacatacatacaatatacatgaaatactaggatccactatacatacatgcaatatacatgaaatactaggatccactatacatacatacaatatacatgaaatactaggatccactatacatacatgcaatatacatgaaatactaggatccactatacatacatacattatacatgaaatactaggatccactatacatacatacaatatacatgaaatactaggatccactatacatacatacaatatacatgaaatactaggatccactatacatacatgcaatatacatgaaatactaggatccactatacatacatgcaatatacatgaaatactaggatccactatacatacatgcaatatacatgaaatactaggatccactatacatacatgcaatatacatgaaatactaggatccactatacatacatgcaatatacatgaaatactaggatccactatacatacatgcaataacatgaaatactaggatccactatacatacatgcaatatacatgaaatactaggatccactatacatacatgcaatatacatgaaatactaggatccactatacatacatgcaatatacatgaaatactaggatccactatacatacatacaatatacatgaaatactagatccactatacatacatacatatacatgaaatactaggatccactatacatacatacaatatacatgaaatactaggatccactatacatacatacaatatacatgaaatactaggatccactatacatacatgcaatatacatgaaatactaggatccactatacatacatgcaatatacatgaaatactaggatccactatacatacatacaatatacatgaaatactaggatccactatacatacatgcaatatacatgaaatactaggatccactatacatacatacatatacatgaaatactaggatccactatacatacatacaatatacatgaaatactaggatccactatacatacatacaatatacatgaaatactaggatccactatacatacatgcaatatacatgaaatactaggatccactatacatacatgcaatatacatgaaatactaggatccactatacatacatgcaatatacatgaaatactaggatccactatacatacatgcaatatacatgaaatactaggatccactatacatacatgcaatatacatgaaatactaggatccactatacatacatacaatatacatgaaatactaggatccactatacatacatgcaatatacatgaaatactaggatccactatacatacatgcaatacacatgaaatactaggatccactatacatacatgcaatatacatgaaatactaggatccactatacatacatacaatatacatgaaatactaggatccactatacatacatgcaatatacatgaaatactaggatccactatacatacatgcatatacatgaaatactaggatccactatacatacatgcaatatacatgaaatactaggatccactatacatacatacattatacatgaaatactaggatccactatacatacatacaatatacatgaaatactaggatccactatacatacatacaatatacatgaaatactaggatccactatacatacatgcaatatacatgaaatactaggatccactatacatacatgcaatatacatgaaatactaggatccactatacatacatgcaatatacatgaaatactaggatccactatacatacatgcaatatacatgaaatactaggatccactatacatacatacaatatacatgaaatactaggatccactatacatacatgcaatatacatgaaatactaggatccactatacatacatacaatatacatgaaatactaggatccactatacatacatgcaatatacatgaaatactaggatccactatacatacatacaatatacatgaaatactaggatccactatacatacatgcaatatacatgaaatactaggatccactatacatacatgcaatatacatgaaatactaggatccactatacatacatacaatatacatgaaatactaggatccactatacatacatgcaatatacatgaaatactaggatccactatacatacatacaatatacatgaaatactaggatccactatacatacatgcaatatacatgaaatactaggatccactatacatacatgcatatacatgaaatactaggatccactatacatacatgcaatatacatgaaatactaggatccactatacatacatgcaatatacatgaaatactaggatccactatacatacatacaatatacatgaaatactaggatccactatacatacatgcaatatacatgaaatactaggatccactatacatacatacaatatacatgaaatactaggatccactatacatacatgcaatatacatgaaatactaggatccactatacatacataccaaTATACATGaatactaggatccactatacatacatgcaatatacatgaaatactaggatccactatacatacatgcaatatactgaaatactaggatccactatacatacatacaatatacatgaaatactaggatccactatacatacatgcatatacatgaaatactaggatccactatacatacatacaatatacatgaaatactaggatccactatacatacatgcaatatacatgaaatactaggatccacatacatacatgcaatatacatgaaatactaggatccactatacatacatgcaatatacatgaaatactaggatccactatacatacatgcaatatacagAAATACTagatccactatacatacatcaatatacatgaaatactaggatccactatacatacatgcaatatacatgaaatactaggatccactatacatacatacaatatacatgaaatactaggatccactatacatacatgcaatatacatgaaatactaggatccactatacatacatgcaatatacatgaaatgctaggatccactatacatacatacaatatacatgaaatactaggatccactatacatacatgcaatatacatgaaatactaggatccactatacatacatacaatatacatgaaatactaggatccactatacatacatgcatatacatgaaatactaggatccactatacatacatacaatatacatgaaatactaggatccactatacatacatgcaatatacatgaaatactaggatccactatacatacatgcaatatacatgaaatactaggatccactatacatacatacaatatacatgaaatactaggatccactatacatacatgcaatatacatgaaatactaggatccactatacatacatgcaatatacatgaaataataataggataaaatgcAAGAACAAATAGTTGAATATAAACAGGatgtaaatacaaaaatgtcTCAGAGTCTTCCTCGGTtggaccagtgtgtgtgtgtgtgtgtgtgtgtgtgtgtgtgtgtgtgtgtgtgtgtgtgtgtgtgtgtgtgtgtgtgtaggggggtgTATCGGGTATGGACTTCAAACTCCTTTAAAAGGAACTAGTAGAGgcaatattatgatacagtatttacataactaacataattaaggagtggcaatggtgaaaagtaatactaataataatactaataataatactaataataatagtagtagtagtagttgaggattgcacacatttcaggccagtgttattgcaaaAAACAGGTAGTATTGTTATAActtctaagtgtgtgtgtgttgtgtgtgtgtgtgtgtgtgtgtgtgtgtgtgtgtgtcagacactcagagggaggagttataaagtgtgatggccacaggcaggaagaacttcctgtggcgctctgtggtgcattttgggagaatgagtctttcgctgaaagtgctcctgtgattgagcagcgaGCCGTGGAgcgggtgcgagacattgtccaaaaggacatgtagtttggacagcgtcctccttcTTTGACACCCCCCCCCATCAGAGGAGACGAGTTTGTGGGCTTTTACTGTTTCAGACTGAGAGTCAGAGCTGGCGTTTTTGGTTTTtagaaaaattgaaaaaggaCACTGGTGCTTTTGTTAAAAACgatggaggacagagagacattGGTGGTGTTAGCTCTGCCTGATTAATATTAaaattttaatgaaaacattttaatgaaatcCTGCTTTCTGTTTTATCACCTGAGGGCCGGTCACATCAGATTGTAGCAGGCTTTAGTTTGAAATATCTCCCTTCTCTCAATCCATCTCTCCCCCGCTGTTCAATATTTCAGCCGTTTGATGAAATATAGATGGACTCTTTTATTATTCGTAAAAACTGTGAAGTATGAAAAGAGGGCGAGACGGAATAAATAAAAACCGGAAGTGCAGGGAAAGAGCTTCACGGGCGCTAACGTCCACCTGTCTCTGTCCGTGTGATGTAGACGAGTTTCGGGGGTGCTCGGTGGTGGAGCTGATGAAGAAGGAGGGCACGACGCTCGGACTCACGGTCTCAGGGGGCATCGACAAAGACGGGAAGCCCCGGGTTTCAAACCTGCGACAGGGAGGCATCGCTGCCAGGTAGGACGCGTCTCTTCATCTtacgtttttttctgttttatttaggGCTGAAGTAGCCTGACGAGCCAGGCCCACATCCAGTTGTCAGGTCTGGGACCTCGCCATTGGCTGGgatcaatccgaggggcgggacaAACGCTTGTCTGTCAAATcccctctgcacgcaataggacAGCGCTCcgaccaaccagagcaacgctggTTGATAGATTAAACTTTTCCAAACTCCGAACAcattatttaaccctcatgtcctcatgttgtcctcgtgttgtcctcatgttgccctcatgttgtcctcatgttgtcctcatgttgccctcatgttgccctcatgttgccctgatgttgtcttcatgttgtcctcatgttgtcctcatgtggtcttcatgttgtcttcatgttgtcctcatgttgtccttatcttgccctcatgttgccctcatgttgccctcatgttgtcttcatgttgtcttcatgttgtcctcatgttgtccttatcttgccctcatgttgccctcatgttgccctcatgttgccctcatgttgtccacatgttgtcctcatgttgccctcatgttttcctcatgttgtcttcatgttgtcttcatgttgtcctcatggtgtccgtatgttgtcctcatgttgtcctcatgttatcctaaatttgtccccatgttgtcctcgcgttgtccccatgttgtcttcatgttgtcctcatgttgtcctcatgttgtcttcatgttgccctcatgttttcctcatgttgtctttatgttgtcttcatgttgtccccatgttgtcctcatgttatcctaatgttgtccccatgttgtcctcgcgttgtccccatgttttcctcatgttgtcttcatgttgtcctcatgttgtcctcatgttgtcttcatgttgtcctcatgttgtccccatgttgtcgtcatgttgccctcatgccccacaaatctctactttcattaattttgggtcttattatattttatagcattgtaaaacaaagtgaagtgttgttgaaatagtattgagtaaaagttgacatattccagtctgtgattatcatcaacatccattcctttaattttagtctcaataattcctaatttctgcttttctaactcaaacattaggtataatttcctataaatgaggtttattgaccataaattcctgGATCCTCCATCCAGGTGTTGGGTCTGGGACCTCACCATTGGCGGGGCTCAATCTGAAGGGCGCGACAAACGCTTGTAGGATTCAAGTCATTCGGCTTAGGTGCTGCACCCTAataatttgggggggggggggggttgcagccTAAGGAGTAGGCCTGTGAGGTTCAGTCAGACTGTTGAACTGAGACAAGATGGAAGATGCAggatgtgtatatgtatgggTATGTGTGGGATATGCGTATATACATGCGTATCTCTACATTtctcatatttaaaaaaaaatgctagccatcttatttactgtatatattgtattttaacattatttgtaATTGCATTTTTGGGCTGCTGATCGGTTtcaatgtttgtttgtatggTGGTCCGATGCAAAGTAATGTCGTTCCACACTGCACCTCCCAGAGTGTTTTTTGGAACAACAATGAaatgaatcttgaatcttgaatcttgaatcttgagtGTTTGGCTGCCTGTGCAGGAGCGACCAGCTGAACGTGGGCGACTACATCCGAGCCGTCAACGGCATCAACCTCTCCAAGTTCAGACACGACGAGATCATCAGTCTGCTGAAGAACGTCGGGGAGCGAGTCGTTCTGGAGGTGGAGTACGAGCTACCGCCCGTCTGTAAGTACCGCCATGTAGTAGtactagcagtagtagtagtgttagtagtagtggtagtagtagtaaaaataataataaaactagaaaattttgcagaaattttatcagtgtgcctcctacttggtgcacatgcaAATAGCtataaaacttaataaaaaataataagtgtcttaatccttcagagatataactttttaaaacctatttaagacgttaggacgtgtgtgtgtattgcctggttactaaggaccaataggaagcctttcatctctgtgatgtcatctctttgatctgtaatcagttaacgactgcacctggcacctgCTGTCACCAGCTATTCGGACACTGAACAAGCTCTCCCTTTGAtcatatgatcatttgtttgagagcttgctCAGTGTCCGAATAGCTGGTGACAGcaggtgccaggtgcagtcgttaactgattacagatcaaagagatgacatcacagagatgaaaggcttcctattggtccttagtaaccaggcaaccatactctgtatgtctgtctgtcgacatctatctgtctccctctctctcagacacacacacagacagacagacagacacacacacacacacacacgtcttaacgtcttaaataggttttaaatgatggttagatgatactttagtcatcccacagcggggaaatccccttgttacagcagctttttctacaatgaaagcaaaaaacaaacaaaacaaacgaGTAAACACAccagaaaaacaggcaaacagacactgagcagaaggtagactgaagggAAGTGGCGTCActtaaaggttttgtaaagtagaGTGCGGTTGCCGtagaacaagaaacaaaaaaatcatgttgaTGTGTTGCAGCGGTGCAGGGGTCAGGGGtcaggggtcagaggtcagaggtcagaggtgatgtgttgatgtgttgCGGTGTGTTGCAGCGGTCCAGGGGTCAGGGGTCGTGTTCAAGAACGTGGAAGTCACGCTTCACAAAGATGGAAACAGCTTCGGCTTCGTCATCAGAGGCGAGTAGagcgcagtgtgtgtgtgtatatgtgtgtgtgtgtgtttgtgtgtgtgtttgcgtgtgtgtttgcgtgtatatctgtgtgtgtatatgtgtgtgtgtttgtgtgtgtatttgtgtgtgtgtgtgtgtgttagaaataataaatatatgtgtgtgtgtatgtttgtgtgtgtctgtgtgtgtttgtgtgtgtgtgtgtgtgtggtgtggatatgtgtgtgtgtgtgtgtgtttgtgtgtgtgtgtgtgtgtgtgtgtgtgtggtttgtgtgtgtctgtgtgtgtttgtgtgtgtgtgtgtgtggatatgtgtgtgtgtgtgtgtgtgtgtgtgtgtgtgtgtgtgtgtgtgttgtttgtgtgtgtgtgtgtgtgtgtgtgtgtgtgtgtgtttgtgtgttataaataaataaatatatgaggtgtgtgtttgcaggggGGGCTCATGAAGACAGGAACAAGTCCCGGCCGATCGTCATAACGACCGTACGGCCCGGCGGCCCGGCCGACAGGTGCGTgcgtccctctgtcctctctgtctgtcctgggGGGGTTTCTGTCCCTCAGGAGCCTCCGTGGCAACTGTCCCTccgtcctctctgtctgtcctggtGGGTTTCTGTCCCTccgtcctctctgtctgtcctgggGGGTTTCTGTCCCTCAGGAGTCTCCGTAGCAactgtccctctgtcctctctgtctgtcctgggGGGTTTCTGTCCCTCAGGAGTCTCCGTAGCAactgtccctctgtcctctctgtctgtcctgggGGGGTTTCTGTCCCTCAGGAGCCTCCGTAGCAactgtccctctgtcctctctgtctgcccTGGGGGGTTTCTGTCCCTCAGGAGCCTCCGTAGCAactgtccctctgtcctctctgtctgtctctttagaGAAGGAACCGTCAAACCCGGAGACCGGCTGCTGAGCATCGACGGGATCCGTCTCCACGGCAACACGCTGTCGGAGGCCATGAGCATCCTGAAGCAGTGCGGACAGGAGGCCACGCTGCTGCTGGAGTACGACGTCTCGGTGATGGGTGAGTTGAAAAAAGACAGAGTCCCGTCCCGGGTTAAAGGACGTGTGTCCTCGCCCCCTGCAGCACTGAGGGCAGCGGCTCATGGGGGCAATTGTTGgttctctgtaaattatagagcgtggtgTAGACCAGgatctctgtaaattatagagcgtggtgTAGACCAGgatctctgtaaattatagagcgtggtgTAGACCAGgatctctgtaaattatagagcgtggtgTAGACCAGgatctctgtaaattatagagcgtggtgTAGACCAGgatctctgtaaattatagagcgtggtgTAGACCAGGATCCGGATGAGAGttcacttcactggcttcccGTTTCTGATAGGGTTGAAGACAAGGTCTCAATTCTCAGGTCaagggtttgaatccaacctgtgacGATGTCCTGCAtgtcagtccccccccccccccccccccccccgtttctTACCTAATTGGCCTGTCAAAGGTTAAAGGTGGAAAAACCTCAAAAAACTATCTTTACGAAAAAATGACTTGCtgtgtttttacagtaaagggTTCTTCCTCCAGCAGCAATGCGTTGATTAGTTAttcaaacagagagaaatactttgcttactttattattattttttacctttAGGCTAATGTTAACAggctatctatccatctatccatccatccatccatctatctatctatctatccatctatccatccatccatccatccatctatctatctatctatctatctatctatctatctatccatcgatccatccatctatctatctatctatccatctatctatctatctatctatctatctatctatctatctacctacctacctacctacccatccatccatccatccatccatccatccatccaactaCCTACTACCtacctatccatccatccatccatccatccatccatccatccatccatctatcatctactatctatctatctatctatctatctatccatccatccatccatccatccatccatccatccatcccatccatccaatccatccatccatccatccatccatatctatctatctatctatctatctatctatctatctatctatctatctatctctatctatctatctatctatctatctatctatctatctatctatccatctatccatctatctatctatccatccatccatccatccatccatctaaatACGCATCCTTAATAACCATGTAGACAGTAAATATAACAGGGCCTACAACGGAGCCCTGTGGAACGCCagataacgtttttttttctttttttctctctgtcagaTTCCGTTGCCACGGCGTCGGGGCCGTTGCTGGTGGAGGTTGCCAAGGCGACAGGCTCCAGCCTGGGCGTGGCCCTGTCCACCTCCATGTTCTGCAGCAAGCAGGTGATCGTCATCGACAAGGTGAAACCCGCCAGCATAGCGGACAGGTACGGACCCCAAaaacccacttcctgcttctattTCGTCTTGAGTTTAACGGGAAAATTTCCCAATTTTGAGGTGTTttccctgttgttgttttttaatcctcgtgttgtctttccgtcaaaattgaaaatcaccactttttgttgaggctttttatcgatgtttttttaactttttcttacgtttttatcccttttttcaacacttttgacacttttttttcaatgtttgtcccttttttcaatgtttaacactgcgtaacactaacttattaactttagttttacagttatttttggaatttatggtcaataaacctcatttataggaaattatacctaatgtttgagttagaaaagcagaaattaggaattattgagactaaaattaaaggatggatgtgatgataatcacagactggaatatgtcaacttttactcaacactattcaacaacacttcactttgttttacaatgctataaatataataagacccaaattaatgaaagtagagatttgtacttggcaaagagcgttggaatcaatcatgttattttggggaattaaaaaaacattaatataggacaacatggggacaacatggggacaacatggggacaacatgag from Etheostoma spectabile isolate EspeVRDwgs_2016 unplaced genomic scaffold, UIUC_Espe_1.0 scaffold00016159, whole genome shotgun sequence includes these protein-coding regions:
- the LOC116679499 gene encoding glutamate receptor-interacting protein 1 — protein: MKRGRDGINKNRKCRERASRALTSTCLCPCDVDEFRGCSVVELMKKEGTTLGLTVSGGIDKDGKPRVSNLRQGGIAARSDQLNVGDYIRAVNGINLSKFRHDEIISLLKNVGERVVLEVEYELPPVSVQGSGVVFKNVEVTLHKDGNSFGFVIRGGAHEDRNKSRPIVITTVRPGGPADREGTVKPGDRLLSIDGIRLHGNTLSEAMSILKQCGQEATLLLEYDVSVMDSVATASGPLLVEVAKATGSSLGVALSTSMFCSKQVIVIDKVKPASIADRCGALHAGDHILSVDGKSMEFCSLAEATQLLSASCQTVRMEILPQHQARPALNAPQHGIHTQHQARPALNAPQQGVNTHQAKLGLNAPQHGINTQQARPALNAPQHGINKHQARPALNAPQHGINTHQARPALNAPQHGINTHTRPNWA